The following is a genomic window from Canis lupus baileyi chromosome 18, mCanLup2.hap1, whole genome shotgun sequence.
TTGGGACACCTTCCATACATGCTAAGGACTTTATCCTGTAAGCCAGTGTTTCCCAAACCTGGCTGTACATCAGAGCCATGCAGATGGAAGTAGTGAGGTGAGTTTCATACAACTAACTCAGCAAACATTCTTAAATTCAGCCTCTGAGAAACACTAACCAGGAAACTATAAGAATGTTTTTAAGCAGGAAGAATCTGGATCAGATTTatatattgggggaaaaaaaatcactctattCACAGTGTGGGGCACGTGATGAAGTATAATGGAACTATATACAGACCACTAAGTTACAAGGCAACTGAAAAAGCCCAGTCAGAGAAAACTATTTTAGAACTAGTAAGTGAAAGTAATGACAGTAAGCTATTCTTTGGTTGACAATggttaagagagaaaagaaaaatagggcagaagtaaaagaagatataaatataacagttctatttttaagatagGAATAAGCTAAATACATTTTGAGGCTATCTGGAAGATAACAAAATGAAAggctaaaacaagaaaaaagtgaTAAAGCAGAATAAGGTTATAGAGAAGGAAAGCAGGGAAAGattcaaaatgttgaaagagCTTTacttcatgaaaagaaaaaaggaaatttcttacTCAGTGATGGGAAAATATGCACCAGTTCGTTTTCCTTAAGGAAAACATGGAATcaggcagccctgatggcccagtggtttggcgccgccttcagcccagggtaccatcctggagacccgggatcgagtcccatgtccagctccctgcgtggagcctgcttctccctctgcctgtgtctctgcctctctctctctgtgtgtctgtcatgaataaataaaatctttaaaaaaaagaaaagaaagaaagaaaacatgaaatcaaaataaatgcTGAACCTTCCCCTAGAGACTTTGTAAGTTACTTTCAGAACTGCcaagctgggcagccccggtggcgcagcggtttagcgccgcctgcagccaggggcgtgatcctggagacccgggatcgagtcccatatcgggctccctgcatggtgcctgcttcttctgcctgtgtctctgcctctctctctagctgtgtctctatgaataaataagttaaaaataaataaagtattaaaaaaaaaaaaaaaaaaaaaaaagaactgccaaGCTAAGAATAAAAGTTTCAAAtcaaatttcattgttttgccATATCcctaaggaaaaataattattcactTTGGTAAcctaataataagaaaaatataatagggtcacttattacatatatgtaaattacTTTTAGAGTTTATAAACACTTTTGGATAATTACAGAAGTCCGTGAATAACTGCTAGTGTGAAAatgtaatactttaaaattttaattgcacAAAAGTGCAATATAGTTTGGCATAAAAGAACTAGCAGCAGTCTATGGTATGTCTAGCTAAGGACTTTGATTTAGACCTGTAAAATGCTTgtattagtctgctagggctgccaaTAAAATACCAAAGACTGTGCggcttcaacaacaaaaaattattttctcacagctctggagactGCTAGTCCAAAATTAAGGTCCAAAAGGGTCAGTTTCTGATGAGAgctctctttctggcttgcagacagctacCTTTTTTCTTGTGTTCTCATATGGCAGAGAGAgctgtctcttataaggacactaatcctattgAATCAGGGCCAATCTTATGACCTCATCAACCTTAATTACCTCTATAGATGTTCCAGCCACCCtggggggttagggcttcaacatataattTGGCAGGGAACACAGTCAGTTCATaacaatgataatttttttaataaagtaattatgttttcttttttttaaatattttatttatttattcatgagagatacacagagagagagagagagagagaggcagagacacaggcagagggagaagcaggctccatgcagggagcctgatgtgggactggatcccgggtctccaggatcacaccctgggcggaaggcggcactaaaacactgagccaccagggctgtccaacAAAGATATAATTTTTGGTAATTAAGAGACTAACTTGACCCTCTCTGTAATAagcatttttcaagttttttctaACCATTTTGTTTAAACACAACATACATTTTTTGTGttctactttcatttttctctactcTGAAACTACAAAAAGAGGTAAAGACTGATATATCTATAGATAAGTCAACAATCAACAAAGGACTTGATAAAGAAAAGACGTACTACAATGTTAACTTAGAGAAGGGACATGATGTTATTCTTTCACTCCAGTATTTAATAGTGGCTTACATATGGAAAACATTAGTAAACAGGAATTTGctgaatgaaagggaaaaaggatggaagaaaagcacagaagaatagaagagcggggggggggggggggggagcaatttaactttttttaatggtGCATTGGAAACCATAAatccaagaaaacaaaatcaagtcAGCTACTTACCGCTTTAACCATACTCAGCTTCTCATTTGTAATCTGTTCTGTATACTTTCTATATGCTGCGTTTTTAGGAATTTGCTCAAGAACATCAAGAATCTTTGTGTACAATATTCTTAACCTCTGAAAAGACAAATCATATACATTTCCAGTTTAAAGTGTCATCAAAGATTcaacagaacatttttaaaagtctcacAAATTACAAAAAGATTcacatctgttttttaaaaagcatttaagtCTTCCTTGTTATAATTTCTTCATGTCTTTGCCTTATTACCTTTATAATTGAAGGAAAATGtgagtacagttgacccttgaacaacgctGAGGTTAGAGAGCCTATCACTGGCATGgctgaaaatccacatataacttatGACTCCCCCAAAACCTGACCAATAACGAATATGCCTGACCAATAACATAAACTGTTAACACATACTTTATATGTTGTATGTTATCACatattatattcttacaataaagtaagctagggaaaagatgttattatgaaaatcatgagggaacctaggtggctcagtggttgagcacctgccttaagctcagggtgtgatcctggggtcctgggatgtagtcctgcatcaggctccctgtggggagcctccttttccctctgcctctgcctctgtctctgcctctctaagtctctaatgaataaataaataaaatcttaaaaaaaaaaaaaaaaagcagatcatttaaggaaaatacatttacaatactatactgtatttactgaaaaatatatgtacataagtGGACCCAAGCAGTTCAAAcctgttattcaagggtcaagtGTATAAAATGGATACTTTTTATGTTGCATTAACAACATAGGTTGTATATAAGCCAAAGGTATGgtaacaagtaaaaataaaactgcattctAACTTATTGCTAATGatctatttgaaaataaactcATTTACTAAATCATTACTTCTCAAATTGCAATCCTAAGCActacaaattgatttttttccattttgctcaTTTGAATTtctgaagaagtaaaaaaatatataaaagcaatgATTATCGGAATGATCAAATTTAACTAAATGTAGTCATAATACTTCAGCTTATGGTGACTGAGTTGGTCATGAAAATGAAGGTTTCACACAGgcttaaaagaaaaggaacaagagaaCTGAACTTAAAGCACAATGAACTTCAAGTTCACATACAGCAGTTAGTAGTAAAGCTACATGGTAAGAAACTGTTACACCAGATCATAATTCACAAGAGTtcataaatagtaaatataatcacaaatatacatacattatataaagaattctttgtatttcattgTACAAAATCCATAGGTACTAACACCtagtttcattcatatatattcacaatatacatatgaataaataaataagaaattagacGTGATTTCAAGGTTTTTGAACTCAGTCAACACAAGAATGAAACTGCCATTCATTGAGGTGAGCAAGCCTgagagaaaagcattttttaGGGAGAAGAATAGGAACACAATTTTGGGTGTTTAGTTTGGGTTGCCTATCTGACATTCAAGTGAAGATATCCACTCAGCAATTAAATATACAAGACTCTCAGAGGTCAGTGCTCAATACAGAAATTTAACAGTTATCAGTGTATAGGTAGTATTTAAAACCACTAAATTGAGTCCAGACAAGGAGACAAATATAAATAGAGAAAAGTTCCAAAAACTAAGTCTAAGAACTCCAAAATTCCTAAGTGGGGATATGAGAAATAACCAGAAAGGGAAAAGTCAATGAGAgtaaggggcggggcgggggggggggggggcaaaaaaaCAGAAGACTAGGTGAATTCCCAAGCACAGAAGCGCTTGATGGAGACGGTGCCAAACGTCGCCAGTGCGGCTACTGAGTCAATTAAGATGAGAAACGTGAGCTGACCATTCGATTCAGCAGCACAGAAATCATGGTGACCTTGAAAAGAGCGGTTCTAGCCAAGTCTGGGTGGAGTGAATTCAAAAGGGAGTAAGAGAAATTGGAGACAGTTAAGTCCAGATAACTCTTTGGAGTTATCtataaaaggaaggagagagatgcTGTGATTACTGAAAGGAGCGAGGGAGGTCTTTAAAGTCTTTTCAGATGGAAGCATTCTGAAGACCGATGGGAAAGACCCACTGATGACGCAAGGGGTTAACCGCTAGAGCGATAGACGCGGTAAGGCAAGGCGGGCGTGGGGGGCGGTGGAACATGGAGACACAGGTATGGGAGGGTACTCATAACGGGACAGGTGAAGGCACGAGAAGCCTACGGAAAAACTCAGCAAGAAAAGGGACTTAAGAACGAGGTCATGGGGCggtcccggtggcacagcggcttagcgccgcctgcagcctgaggtgtgatcctggagtcccaggtcgagctccccgcatggagcctgcttctccctctgcctgtatctctgcctctctctctctctctcccatgaataaataaataaaatcttaaaaaaaaaaaaaaaaaaaaaagaacgaggtCATGGAACGCGCAGGCGCAGACGCACGCGCACGGGACCCATcgacaaaggagagagagaccctGTTCTGGTCTCAAGGCGGCTCTCAGGCCGGCCTGTGATTTGGGGCTTGAAATATCCGCACCCCGCTGCCCTTTCTACCAGGGTCACAGGGTTCTGGTCGTCCTGGGGAATCCGGGAATGGAGCAGCACGGAACGTACCTCGTGTGGGCTCTCACATACAGCCAATCCCACAAGGCCGGTGGTctgttcaaaaacaaaacacGATTCAAGCTGTTTACAATTCCGCGCGCCCGCCACGCTAAGGAAGGAGAGAcctaccaccccccaccccccacccccgccccggctaCTACCGACCTAAAAACAGCTGTCGGTCTCTCGGAGCCACTAGGCTGGAGAACGGGGCTACGGAGTGCGTCCTCCCTGAGGCCACAGCAGAACGAGTCCGCCCAACAGCCTCGGCCATCCCGCGCCAGTTCCCGCCACCACCGCGGGGTGAGGGGCTTTCGGGCTGACTCTACCCCCACGGTCTAAAACCCAGCAGTGACCTCCATTCGCCTCACCTTCTTCAGCACACCCGCCATGACAGCGCCGACGGGCCGGGGACGCGCAGCCCTCTGGGAACCCGGCTCAGACCCGCTCAATCCAGCGCCGAGGCCGCCACACTATCACCTTGGAAGCAGCTCCCGCCCCCCTCGCGATCTCCACCCGGCGGAGGCTGTGCCCCGCccattcgggggggggggggggggatcgaCGCCTGCGCAGTGAGTACACCGGAGTCCGGAGCAGGCGCTGCAGGAAGGAGCTGTTGGGCGGCTTCCGTCTGGCGAATGGGTTCCTGCCTTGACGACCGCTGACGGCTTGCGCGGAGGCGGAGGGAAACGCTCCAAATTTCCAGAAACCTACCACAGAATGTGCACCTGGCTTATCCTTTGGCGAATCCCTCAACCTCCCTTGCACGGTGCAGCGTGTAGTAACAGGAGCGTGGTCCCCTGGAGCTGTCCTCTCCGTGATCTCGTCGCAGCCAAGGTTGATCCGTAGCACCAGGATATCGGTATTTTCAGTCTACTGTGCCAGTGCAGTTCACGGTGTGAAGCCATTCCCTGGCTCAGCCCTTTTCCATTTCACTTCCGGAAGTGTGTCATCCACCTTCGCGTTTCCCCAGGGAAGTGATAACAGATCACAGCACTTCTCCCCACGTATCTCTGCAAACATTTATCGAGTACGCGTTAGGTGTTAGTTACCGGGACGTGATTTTTCAGGCAGGATCCCACATCCTGGAATTTACTGAACGGTGATGAAAACACGCATTAACAGTTGGTAAGTGTTCTTCTAAAAAAGGTTTGCACCTCTTTTAGAGTGCAGTGGTAGCAGGGAAGAGGAAGTAAATAACCAAAAATGGTTAGTTACAAAAAAGTgacatgtatttatacatatgtatatgtgtcaCTCTTTCTAGAATATAAACCATATATGGATGGAAAATTTTTCCTACCATATCTGAAAGGGCTAAAATAGTACCTGGTACATAAGAAGCACCCaataactatatttttttaatgaatacaatagaaaaataagcaaaaggaataaaatagacaattgacaaaaatggaaacaggaaAAGTCAATAAACATCAAAAGGACTCAACCTCCctaataatcaagaaaatgcaaattaactaTAATTTTACTGCCATCttacaaaaattaaagaatgacaataccaagtgttagcaaggatggaGAGCACCAGGAGGactcatatactgctggtgggagtgaATTCATATAATCACTTTAGGGAATAATTTCACAAGAGTTACTTGAAGACATGCAAAACCTATAGCTGAGTTGTATGGGATGAAATatgtcccccaaattcatatactgaAGTCATAAACCCCACTATCTCAAAATTGACCTTATATAAAAATAGGaccattaaaaatgtaattagttAAAATGGGCTCATTAAAGTAAGCCCTTCTCTAATACTACTGATATcctaattaaaaggaaatatttggacACAGAGAAATGTACACAGggagaatataaaatgtaatgcAAAGATGAGGGCAGAGGTAGGGATGACGCTTCTACAAGACAAGGACCAACAAAGATTTCTAGAAAATCACTAGAAGTTAGGGGAGAGCCATGGAACAAATTCTCTGAGCCCTTAGAAGAAACCAAACACTGACTTGatctctgacttccagcctccagacagAGGAGCTAATACTTTTAATGATGTTTAAATCACTGagtgtgtggtattttgttacagcaaccctATAAACTAACACTGAGTAACATATCTTCCTCTCTTACATTTGGATAGCTGTCCCTAGAAAGATGAGCCATAGGGGTATAATTTTCCCAGCTCAGATTACTCAAGAATTAGGCTTCCCCATAACTTCCATCATAATTTCTAACTTCTAGTATTTCAATCATTCGCAGTTACAATTCAGGACAGaggaaatatatattaacatgtgtgcatatatgcattttaaagataCAAGCAGGCATGTGTATGGTTgtatacacataaaaaaatacaaacaactgaACTGGAACAAACTGTCTGATGCATCAATTTGCTCCTGCCATGGTGACATTTATATCTGGACACACTAGATTAGATTCAGGAAACCATAGTGGGATTGAgagaaaatgtccttatttttcaAACCAGATAATGCTGAAATAATCACCAGAACTTGGATGAATGGAAGTTTATGAGGTCACAAACTTTATTCCCTGTACCTCCAGATTCTAAGAATTTTTGTCATTGTGGATGTGTTCTAGAATGTAGAATCATGTGATTATAAAAGatacatgtgttttcatttgttgtaACTTTAGGAGTTCAGGCTTCTGAcgtaccatatttttaaaagacaccaCGGCTAGACAGATCTAGCTGATCCGGGCTAAGGTATACTGCATAGCTAACCATTTCTATGTAGTGGGGAAATGTGTAGGTTTTCTGAACCAGTCCATTTGCAGAAGTGTGAGGCTATGTATGGAGAGGGCTTAATAGCTTGATAGTCACCACCACCTATGGCTGGTGACAGTAGAATTGGCTATAAAGAGAAATCAACTTTGGCATCTGTGATATCGAAAAGGGATTTGGGAATATCTTAATGTAAATAGCAAGGACATCAAATGCATTATATTCTCTCAGCTGGGAGAGAGTTCCCAGAGGGTAAGTGTTAGAACTCTGCTAAGGAAGCAGACAGATGTTAGGAAGTTCTTCTGTAAACAAAATTAGCAAGGCCAGGTGACTTAGAGCTAAAATCTGGATCTCATGTTTTATACAATTTTCTGTGGAGGACCCCTAGCCTACCCAATAAGGGAGGTCTTGTTTCTCCAAAATTAAGTAACTGGAAGAATTAGGACCTCCTACACTGCTTCTTAATGATAGATACTCTTCTGCAAAGGGCTGAATCTTACCAAAGTCAGGAAGTTAGAGTGTTTCTCTAGAATCTAAGGCTCTGGAGCTATGTTTCCCAGCCAATTACTTGAGGGAGACATGAAACCAAAAGgctgaaaaggaagaaagcatcTCAATTTTCAGGGCATGAGAGGCTCGTTCCTAATAATCTAAAGGGGACAAGTACTATGTTGGCTGGTTTACTCTTAGTTTTCCTGGTCAGGGAACAAGGGTGAAAATAATGTCCCCTCAGGGAGTATTTTTCCCTCTCCCGAACTtgacaagaaagaaaatcatattttttcaaattagttcTTAGACCaaaatgttaaaattcaaatTGTTTAGACATTACCCATCTTTTTTGCCTCCATTCATATCAGGCATATTCAAAATATCTTAGTTCTTTACAGTCTTTTCTATCTGTGCTATGAATATTTCTAAAAAGGGACTACAACCAGATAATTTTTGGTATGTTTTCTATATGGTGGTTTTTAGAACCTCACTCTAAATTGGGCTATAACTTAGATAAAAGCCATTACCAACTTTTATCTTAGTGGTTATCAGTTTCCACTTATTTGAGTTATCTGGTGTGTGAAAATGGGGATATCCAACACTGTCACCCAGATGTGGAATAAGTTTAACATTGAGGTTAAACACAGGTATCTCTATTGAAAAATAGAACCTATAGAAGAATGGAGTAATAAAGATTTCTAGCCACTTCACCCTTGCCAATAGGGGGCATGTCTAGCACCACTTCTGTGTACCAAAAGCTACTGCTCTCCacttaaaagcagagaagaaaaaaaaagtgctgaaagTCAGGAATGTTTTTTAAGCAGTTGGAAACCATCTtatgagattaaaataaataagcatttattaacataaatggtaataataatatactaataaaatagtaatacaacaataattattttttaaaaaataccataacagaatttagaaataagatCTGTCATTTTATGTCAATGAGAGTAGTTAAAAATAGTTACTACACTTATATCTTTTCACCAGTTTCAACTTTTTATTAcacttcattttatcttatttgaaaagctgagtaaatattttaattgtggaaactttttaaaaatacttgatttattcatgagagacacagagagagaggcagagggagaagctggctccctgcggggacccagatgcgggactcgatcccaggaccctacgATCATGACCggaaccaaaggtagacgctctaccactgagccacccagatgccctaattGTGGAAACTTTTAATCCAAATTTCATGGTCCATCTAGATTTAATTCCCAAGAGCTCCattatttgcaatatatataatattatgcagtttataatatataacataaaatgtagtaaaaaataGTCTCAGGGGTCTTCTTATACATTCAGGCAACTTGCCTCTCTCCATTACAAAGTAATCCTGTAATGTTAGAGGTATTATAAAATATCccaaactgcctttttttttcagtagaaagCCAGTTAAGATGACTTCATAAGTCATGCAGTCAGTTCTCCAGGAGGTGGTGATAAAGAGACCGATTTTGTAAATGGCAGTCTTGGCGATCTTCTATACCATTGAGGGGatgaagaatctgttttttttgttttttgtttttttttaagatttttctggcAATTTCACTTGGTAAAAAAACATAATAAGCAGTACAACATAAAGGAATTTGGTCTAAAATATCTCagatccctgagtggctcggcggtttggtgcctgccttcggctcagagcgtgatccagGATTGaatctcatgtcaggctccctgcatggagcctgcttttctctctctgcctgtgtctctgcctctctctctctctctctctgtatctctcatgaataaataaaatatttttaaaaatatatctcagaTATATAtca
Proteins encoded in this region:
- the NDUFA5 gene encoding NADH dehydrogenase [ubiquinone] 1 alpha subcomplex subunit 5, which encodes MAGVLKKTTGLVGLAVCESPHERLRILYTKILDVLEQIPKNAAYRKYTEQITNEKLSMVKAEPDVKKLEDQLQGGQLEEVILQAENELSLARKMIQWKPWEPLVEEPPANQWKWPI